One window from the genome of Hippoglossus hippoglossus isolate fHipHip1 chromosome 6, fHipHip1.pri, whole genome shotgun sequence encodes:
- the LOC117763137 gene encoding uncharacterized protein LOC117763137 gives MKVIWISLLLIGHVICGPVRMGPRSGNADLRSGNADPRFRQLPRSGYWYGGVGGNSGSDGSSPLPSQLNPSYAREVPAQDAGSFSGRQDFYSTTTKTDELDDGNQGDVSGPEYSQYGGSEAYAPGNYYGGEPAGSESYAAYEYDPAASADNDGRSDGEYPERQPVETRDDDSIADAEAEAEALLNQDSDAAVEAARNPELVFSDVSDLEPVYSFSSRSKYERGRAVFSQSRYTPGEPAALPPLPMSRVPRLSVQSRPADPPAKGGV, from the exons atgaa GGTGATCTGGATTTCCCTTCTTCTCATTGGACACGTTATCTGTGGACCTGTGAGAATGG GCCCTAGATCAGGTAATGCTGACCTGAGATCAGGTAATGCTGACCCAAGATTCAGGCAGCTGCCGCGTTCTGGGTACTGGTACGGTGGCGTTGGGGGGAATTCTGGCAGTGACGGCAGCTCCCCTCTACCAAGTCAACTCAACCCAAGCTACGCCAGAGAAGTTCCTGCTCAAGATGCTGGCAGTTTCAGTGGCAGGCAAGATTTCTACAGCACCACCACCAAGACGGATGAGCTTGATGATGGTAATCAAGGAGATGTCAGCGGCCCTGAGTATAGTCAATATGGAGGTTCTGAAGCATATGCTCCAGGTAACTATTATGGTGGTGAACCTGCAGGAAGTGAGTCTTATGCAGCCTATGAGTATgaccctgctgcttcagctgacAACGATGGCAGGTCCGACGGTGAATATCCAGAACGCCAGCCTGTCGAGACTCGAGATGACGACTCCATCGCTGacgctgaagctgaagctgaagctctgTTAAACCAAGACTCTGATGCTGCCGTCGAAGCTGCTAGGAACCCTGAGCTAGTCTTCAGTGACGTGTCGGATCTGGAGCCAGTTTACTCCTTCAGCTCTCGTTCTAAATACGAACGAGGAAGAGCCGTGTTCTCTCAAAGCCGTTACACCCCAGGAGagcctgctgctcttcctccattgCCCATGAGCAGAGTCCCTAGACTGTCTGTGCAGAGCCGCCCTGCTGACCCTCCAGCCAAAGGTGGGGTGTAA